The following proteins are co-located in the Deinococcus metallilatus genome:
- a CDS encoding cyclase family protein — MIDISRQLTPGHPNWPGDAPFRVEPGLRIAQGDSVNTGELCTSTHTGTHVDAPWHYSDRGARLEEVGLDVYLGRCRVVTVRAEGGLVPASALAGLPDSLPPRLLLHTGQPAHWTEFPQEFAALDPALIREAARRGVRLIGTDSPSVDPLTSKTLDAHRACLETGVLILEGLNLSGVPDGEYDLVCLPLPLAEVDGAPARAVLLPAGTLPGGEA; from the coding sequence ATGATCGACATTTCGCGGCAGCTCACGCCGGGGCATCCCAACTGGCCTGGCGACGCCCCCTTCCGGGTCGAGCCGGGTCTACGGATCGCGCAGGGCGACAGCGTGAATACGGGCGAACTCTGCACCAGCACCCACACCGGCACCCACGTGGACGCCCCCTGGCACTATTCCGACAGGGGCGCGCGGCTGGAGGAGGTCGGGCTGGACGTGTACCTGGGCCGCTGCCGGGTGGTGACGGTGCGGGCGGAGGGGGGGCTGGTTCCTGCCTCCGCCCTCGCGGGCCTGCCGGACTCCCTCCCGCCCCGGCTGCTGCTGCACACCGGCCAACCCGCCCACTGGACCGAGTTTCCGCAGGAGTTCGCCGCGCTCGACCCGGCCCTGATCCGCGAGGCGGCGCGGCGGGGCGTGCGGCTGATCGGCACCGACAGCCCCAGCGTGGACCCGCTGACCAGCAAGACCCTGGACGCCCACCGCGCCTGCCTGGAAACGGGAGTCCTGATTCTGGAGGGCCTGAACCTCAGCGGGGTGCCGGACGGGGAATACGACCTGGTCTGTCTGCCGCTGCCGCTGGCGGAGGTGGACGGTGCGCCTGCCCGCGCGGTCCTGCTGCCCGCCGGGACGCTGCCGGGAGGGGAGGCATGA
- a CDS encoding vWA domain-containing protein, translated as MRPAAVLTLTALLASGPLAHARTGSAQPGVTLKRAPAVSLPAAACTLPGGPLPTQTRAVFILDTSGSMRGIGDGRADIFGRVKAAVNAYVRAEKPDRVELVTFDGGLRRRRSYTLPADTGRWNADLAALHADGRNTYLYRSVAQALAPLDAAGRYATSVFILTDGIDNDPDPAHTAARALAAFHARGPLDTLSYIALGTEIPREARTALRESRYAQGLTVPVGEVPTLAGSGSTVATVTDPARVPAPFPDGTPLTLAAGEAAGRVRLADGQARGGFARLDVTGRLPYGTPALLCAPPTTPDGPPRRVLLRLKIGPEPGLTWLNPGADRALRVGETVTLRYRLDPDLRAEGLALRLPPGLAGELLHQPGSRELALRLTNTGLEGGGPFIPALVFADGRVRPLPAVTGTGGGGGSAAVIRPPAAPAKSSRLAAWWLPLLAALLVLGLLGAFLPALRRRRFRRVPPAPPAPTVPTVEGIQYREDRTLALVGGGGLVTAVPTPLGGPFDLGLLARVPHLSGLRFQQDREGLRVLRVPADLEVSQGTRLLREDDVVRPDTLLGVAVAHPARSSHPPLGTLVGLGLPLHLRADGVTLHVTGPYGDHALTLRPGITDLGVAFGAPALHGLKLTISGPHILLADLPAGVRLRRAADGADLHPGTYLPAEAQLEWREAKAPGSGS; from the coding sequence ATGCGTCCTGCCGCCGTCCTCACCCTCACCGCTTTGCTCGCCAGCGGCCCGCTCGCCCACGCCCGGACCGGGAGCGCGCAGCCGGGCGTCACCCTGAAGCGTGCCCCGGCGGTGAGCCTGCCCGCGGCGGCCTGCACGCTTCCCGGCGGTCCGCTGCCCACCCAGACGCGGGCCGTGTTCATTCTGGACACCAGCGGCAGCATGCGCGGCATCGGGGACGGCCGGGCGGACATTTTCGGGCGGGTCAAGGCGGCGGTGAACGCCTATGTCCGGGCGGAGAAGCCGGACCGGGTGGAACTCGTCACCTTCGACGGTGGGCTGCGTCGGCGGCGCAGCTACACTCTGCCCGCCGATACGGGGCGCTGGAATGCCGACCTGGCCGCCCTGCACGCCGACGGACGGAATACCTACCTCTACCGCAGCGTGGCGCAGGCCCTCGCGCCGCTGGACGCTGCCGGAAGGTACGCGACGAGCGTGTTCATCCTGACGGACGGGATCGACAACGACCCCGATCCCGCCCACACCGCCGCGCGCGCCCTGGCCGCCTTCCATGCCCGCGGCCCGCTGGATACGCTGTCTTACATCGCGCTCGGCACCGAGATTCCGCGGGAGGCCCGGACGGCCCTGCGGGAGAGCCGCTACGCGCAGGGCCTCACCGTGCCCGTCGGGGAGGTGCCCACGCTGGCAGGCTCCGGCAGCACGGTCGCCACCGTCACCGACCCCGCCCGCGTTCCGGCGCCCTTTCCCGACGGGACGCCCCTCACGCTCGCGGCGGGGGAGGCGGCGGGGCGCGTGCGTCTGGCGGACGGACAGGCCCGGGGCGGGTTCGCGCGGCTGGACGTGACCGGGCGCCTCCCCTACGGGACGCCCGCGCTGCTGTGTGCCCCGCCGACCACGCCGGACGGCCCGCCCCGCCGCGTGCTGCTGCGCCTGAAGATCGGCCCCGAACCCGGCCTGACCTGGCTGAACCCCGGCGCGGACCGGGCGCTGCGGGTGGGGGAGACGGTCACGCTCCGCTACCGCCTGGACCCGGACCTCCGCGCGGAAGGGCTGGCTCTGCGGCTCCCGCCCGGCCTGGCGGGTGAGCTGCTCCACCAGCCCGGCAGTCGGGAACTCGCCTTGCGTCTCACGAATACCGGGTTGGAGGGAGGCGGTCCCTTCATTCCCGCGCTGGTGTTTGCGGACGGGCGGGTCCGCCCCCTGCCTGCCGTGACCGGGACGGGGGGCGGCGGGGGGAGCGCGGCGGTCATCCGCCCCCCGGCCGCCCCGGCCAAGTCCTCCCGCCTCGCGGCCTGGTGGTTGCCCCTGCTCGCGGCTTTGCTGGTGCTGGGGCTGCTCGGTGCGTTCCTGCCCGCCCTGCGGCGTCGCCGTTTCCGGCGTGTCCCGCCTGCGCCGCCTGCGCCCACGGTCCCCACCGTGGAGGGCATCCAGTACCGCGAGGACCGCACCCTGGCGCTGGTGGGGGGAGGGGGCCTGGTCACGGCGGTGCCCACGCCGCTCGGTGGGCCCTTCGACCTGGGGCTGCTGGCCCGCGTGCCGCACCTCAGCGGCCTGCGGTTCCAGCAGGACCGCGAGGGGTTGCGCGTGCTGCGCGTCCCGGCCGACTTGGAGGTCAGCCAGGGCACCCGCCTGCTGCGCGAGGACGACGTGGTGCGCCCAGACACGCTGCTGGGGGTGGCCGTGGCCCACCCCGCCCGCTCGTCGCACCCGCCGCTGGGGACGCTGGTCGGCCTGGGCCTGCCCCTGCACCTGCGTGCGGACGGCGTGACGCTGCACGTGACCGGCCCTTACGGGGACCACGCCCTCACGCTGCGGCCCGGGATCACCGACCTGGGCGTGGCCTTCGGGGCGCCCGCGCTGCACGGCCTGAAGCTGACGATCAGCGGCCCCCACATCCTCCTGGCCGACCTGCCCGCCGGAGTCCGGCTGCGCCGTGCCGCAGACGGCGCCGACCTGCACCCCGGCACCTATCTGCCCGCCGAGGCGCAGTTGGAGTGGCGAGAAGCGAAAGCGCCGGGTTCAGGTTCGTAG
- a CDS encoding DNA topoisomerase subunit B produces MTQTHDYDASSISILKGLEAVRKRPGMYVQGGTGVDGYHQLLTEIIDNGIDEGLGGFADEVHVIMHADGSATVTDNGRGIPVDMMKSEGRPAIEVIYTELHAGGKFGGGAYKVSGGLHGVGASVVNALSTYLDVTVNKGGQLHHIRFEKGEVVTPLEVLGKTPKDVKWATKVTFHPDPTVFSEFENLFNYDRIRGRLRELAYLTGLKIVVRDERSNLHGGEIREETFFEKGGIANFARALVTDDSKLLYDQPIVMRGSHSDVEVEVAFIHANTYSSDNILTYANMIRTRDGGTPLTGFKTAYTRILNKYAKDKNLIKSGNPVPSGDDLLEGIYCVVSVKLPEPQFESQAKVKLLNSEAQTAVNAIVGEKFAEFLEENPRVGKTIVEKAAEAARAREAARKARDIVRRSNPLENDDLPGKLADCSSQDPSESELFIVEGISAGGSAKGGRERRFQAILPLRGKILNVEKAELNKILKNAEIRALIGAIGAGVEGTGDRMHFDLSNLRYHKIIIMTDADMDGGHIATLLLTFFYRYMRPVVEQGYLYIAQPPLYRIMVGREKKGTYLYTEDELKTHVARATKEGKKYEIQRFKGLGEMNADQLWDTTMNPETRALKQVQVEDLIIANEVFEDLMGNEVAPRKRFIQENARFAEISV; encoded by the coding sequence ATGACGCAGACCCATGATTACGACGCCAGCTCCATCTCGATTCTCAAGGGACTGGAAGCGGTTCGCAAGCGCCCCGGTATGTACGTGCAGGGCGGTACGGGTGTGGACGGCTACCACCAGCTCCTCACCGAGATTATTGACAACGGCATTGACGAGGGCCTGGGCGGCTTCGCCGACGAGGTTCACGTCATCATGCACGCCGACGGCTCCGCCACCGTCACCGACAACGGGCGCGGCATTCCCGTGGACATGATGAAATCGGAAGGCCGCCCTGCCATCGAAGTGATTTACACCGAGCTGCACGCGGGTGGCAAGTTCGGCGGCGGCGCCTACAAGGTGTCCGGCGGCCTGCACGGCGTGGGTGCCAGCGTGGTGAATGCGCTGTCCACCTACCTCGACGTGACCGTCAACAAGGGCGGTCAGCTCCACCACATCCGTTTCGAGAAGGGCGAGGTCGTCACGCCGCTGGAAGTGCTGGGCAAGACGCCCAAGGATGTGAAGTGGGCCACCAAGGTCACCTTCCACCCCGACCCCACGGTCTTTTCCGAGTTCGAGAACCTCTTCAACTACGACCGTATCCGGGGCCGCCTGCGCGAACTGGCGTACCTGACCGGCCTGAAGATCGTCGTGCGCGACGAGCGCAGCAACCTGCACGGCGGCGAGATCCGCGAGGAAACCTTCTTTGAAAAGGGCGGCATCGCCAACTTCGCCCGCGCCCTCGTGACCGACGACTCCAAGCTGCTGTACGACCAGCCCATCGTGATGCGCGGGAGCCACAGTGACGTGGAGGTGGAGGTCGCGTTCATCCACGCGAACACCTATTCCAGCGACAACATCCTGACGTATGCGAACATGATCCGCACGCGCGACGGCGGCACGCCCCTGACCGGCTTCAAGACTGCCTACACGCGCATCCTGAACAAGTACGCCAAGGACAAGAACCTGATCAAGTCCGGCAACCCGGTCCCCAGCGGCGACGACCTGCTGGAAGGCATCTACTGCGTGGTGTCGGTCAAGCTGCCCGAGCCGCAGTTCGAATCGCAGGCGAAGGTCAAGCTGCTGAACAGTGAGGCGCAGACCGCCGTCAACGCCATCGTGGGCGAGAAGTTCGCGGAGTTCCTCGAAGAGAACCCCAGGGTCGGCAAGACCATCGTGGAAAAGGCCGCCGAGGCCGCCCGCGCCCGCGAAGCCGCCCGCAAGGCCCGCGACATCGTGCGCCGCTCCAACCCCCTCGAAAACGACGACCTCCCCGGCAAGCTGGCCGACTGCTCCAGCCAGGACCCCAGCGAATCGGAACTCTTCATCGTGGAAGGCATCTCGGCGGGCGGTTCCGCGAAGGGTGGCCGTGAACGGCGCTTCCAGGCGATCCTGCCCCTGCGCGGCAAGATTCTGAACGTCGAGAAGGCCGAGCTGAACAAGATTCTGAAGAACGCCGAGATTCGCGCGCTGATCGGCGCGATTGGCGCGGGCGTCGAGGGCACCGGGGACCGGATGCACTTCGACCTGTCCAACCTGCGCTACCACAAGATCATCATCATGACGGACGCGGACATGGACGGCGGGCACATCGCCACGCTGCTGCTGACGTTCTTCTACCGCTACATGCGCCCGGTGGTCGAGCAGGGCTACCTCTACATCGCGCAGCCACCCCTTTACCGCATCATGGTGGGCCGCGAAAAGAAGGGCACGTACCTCTACACCGAAGACGAACTCAAGACGCACGTTGCCCGCGCCACGAAGGAAGGCAAGAAGTACGAGATTCAGCGCTTCAAGGGTCTGGGCGAGATGAACGCCGACCAGCTCTGGGACACCACCATGAACCCCGAGACGCGCGCGCTGAAGCAGGTGCAGGTCGAAGACCTGATCATCGCCAATGAGGTCTTCGAGGACCTGATGGGGAATGAGGTCGCCCCGCGCAAGCGTTTCATTCAGGAGAACGCGCGGTTTGCGGAAATCAGCGTGTAA
- a CDS encoding endonuclease domain-containing protein, whose translation MRDAYTRCLAPRARELRNHPTPAERKLWFEFLRIHPVKFRRQVPLQGYILDFYAPVLKLCIELDGRSHDGQAAQQYDAERTRRLTASGIRVVRFSNAEVLGQFAEACATIDGVCRGEAPF comes from the coding sequence ATGCGCGACGCCTACACCCGCTGCCTGGCCCCCCGCGCCCGCGAACTCCGCAACCACCCGACCCCCGCCGAGCGCAAACTCTGGTTCGAGTTCCTCCGCATCCACCCCGTCAAATTCCGCCGCCAGGTGCCGCTTCAGGGTTACATCCTTGATTTCTACGCGCCTGTGCTGAAGCTGTGTATCGAGCTGGACGGCCGCAGCCACGATGGGCAGGCCGCGCAGCAGTACGACGCCGAGCGCACACGGCGGCTCACGGCGAGCGGGATTCGGGTGGTGCGCTTCAGCAATGCGGAGGTGCTGGGCCAGTTCGCTGAGGCGTGCGCGACAATTGACGGGGTTTGCCGGGGTGAAGCTCCATTCTGA